The Flammeovirga agarivorans genome has a window encoding:
- a CDS encoding GNAT family N-acetyltransferase has protein sequence MSVEIRPVVSKKDQKEFVNIQFELYKNSTYWVPPIKKDELSIFEADNPFQKFCDTQYWLAYKNGKCVGRIGAIINHKYNEKTEEKNVRFTRLEFADDREVVQKLLETAEQWGRDKGMTGIVGPLGFTNLDHQGMMIEGHDYLPSVASEYHLPYYKEHLEGLGYDKLVDWIEFRLTMDDAVVEKGIKGASLLMRRTKTKIISFNSSDELVKYADEIFNLLGEAFKDLYSVITFDHDMVEYYKKKFLKLLSPKYVKVLVSEEDNEMMGFVIGMPSLSKALQKANGSIWPFGWWHIMQALKKNDTCDMLLTAVHPKLQRLGGGVMLVGELQKTMQENGIKYLETTGMFETNQKAIQNWKNYDHIQHKRKRCFTKAL, from the coding sequence ATGAGTGTCGAAATCCGTCCTGTAGTTTCTAAGAAGGATCAAAAAGAATTTGTGAACATTCAGTTTGAACTTTACAAAAACAGTACATATTGGGTGCCACCCATTAAGAAAGACGAGTTATCCATTTTTGAAGCTGATAACCCTTTTCAAAAATTTTGCGACACACAATATTGGTTAGCTTACAAAAATGGTAAGTGTGTGGGTAGAATTGGGGCGATTATCAATCATAAATACAACGAAAAAACCGAAGAGAAGAATGTTCGTTTCACTAGGTTAGAATTTGCTGATGATAGAGAAGTTGTTCAAAAGTTATTAGAAACTGCAGAGCAATGGGGTAGAGATAAAGGAATGACAGGTATTGTTGGACCTTTAGGCTTTACAAATCTTGACCATCAAGGAATGATGATCGAAGGACATGACTACCTTCCTTCAGTAGCATCAGAATATCATTTACCGTACTATAAAGAGCATTTAGAAGGGTTAGGTTATGATAAACTAGTTGACTGGATCGAATTCCGTTTAACTATGGATGATGCCGTTGTTGAAAAAGGAATTAAAGGAGCTTCTTTATTAATGAGAAGAACAAAAACTAAGATCATTTCTTTTAACTCTTCAGATGAGTTAGTAAAATATGCGGATGAAATCTTCAACTTATTAGGAGAGGCATTCAAAGATCTTTACAGTGTGATTACTTTCGACCATGATATGGTGGAATACTATAAGAAGAAATTCTTGAAGTTATTATCACCAAAATATGTAAAAGTACTCGTTTCTGAAGAAGATAATGAAATGATGGGTTTTGTAATCGGTATGCCTTCATTGTCTAAAGCGTTACAAAAAGCAAATGGTAGCATTTGGCCATTTGGTTGGTGGCACATTATGCAAGCATTAAAGAAAAATGATACTTGCGATATGTTGTTAACAGCAGTTCATCCAAAACTACAACGTCTTGGTGGTGGTGTAATGCTTGTAGGTGAATTACAGAAGACAATGCAAGAAAATGGTATTAAGTACCTTGAAACAACAGGTATGTTCGAGACAAACCAAAAAGCCATTCAGAACTGGAAAAACTACGATCATATTCAGCACAAACGTAAACGTTGTTTTACTAAAGCTTTATAA
- a CDS encoding DUF4442 domain-containing protein, whose translation MDTTEITQNTIELTPKQEKFAQKMLNPLKFKLFTMTQVPLGFIAGMKLKTLEASKCSTTLPYKFLNKNPFKSTYFAAQSMAAELSTAALGMLHLSEHMKTIAFIIVDMEAKFVKKATAKVTFTCIEGDKVKKAIEDAYATGESVEVKMLTEGKMPDGTVVSRFYFTWSFKKRSRK comes from the coding sequence ATGGATACCACAGAAATAACGCAGAACACGATTGAACTTACACCAAAACAAGAGAAGTTTGCACAGAAAATGCTGAACCCATTGAAGTTCAAACTATTTACGATGACGCAAGTGCCTTTAGGTTTTATAGCAGGGATGAAGCTAAAAACGTTGGAAGCATCAAAGTGTTCAACAACGCTACCGTATAAATTTTTAAACAAGAATCCGTTTAAGTCCACTTATTTTGCTGCACAAAGCATGGCAGCAGAATTGTCTACAGCAGCTTTGGGAATGTTACACCTTAGTGAGCATATGAAAACCATTGCCTTTATCATTGTAGATATGGAAGCGAAGTTTGTGAAGAAGGCAACAGCTAAAGTGACTTTTACATGTATAGAAGGAGATAAAGTGAAAAAAGCTATTGAAGACGCTTATGCAACGGGAGAATCTGTTGAGGTGAAAATGCTCACAGAAGGGAAAATGCCTGACGGCACTGTAGTCTCTAGATTTTATTTTACATGGTCATTTAAAAAGCGATCTAGAAAGTAA
- a CDS encoding carbon starvation CstA family protein — translation MITFLLCIATLIGGYFFYAGYLERQFGVDESAPTPAITKEDGIDYVPMKLWKTFLIQFLNIAGLGPIFGAIAGALWGPVAFLWIVFGCIFAGTVHDYISGMLSIKMGGGSISEIVSKFLGKQVRIFMTGFSVLLLILVGVVFVKGPATIIHQLTDIDTQILVVAIFIYYLLATMIPIDKLIGKLYPFFGVCLLIMAVGILSVLLVGDYQIPELTASTFRNMHSDEASNPIFPLLFVTIACGAISGFHSTQSPMMARCVTNEKQGRIIFAGAMITEGIVALVWAAAAIAFFGGVEALGKTMAEEGHNAAWVVNEICNTMLGKIGGILAIFGVVAAPITSGDTAFRSARLTVADAFNVKQKSLLQRLLVTAPLFAIAIFLTTIDFSIIWRYFGWSNQVLATIVLWACAVYMQKEKGNAWYVYLPATFMTAVVVTYIMLAPIGFHLSSTVSNWVGITVALALLGLFLLKVKKSSSTSDIQKTEAVDAI, via the coding sequence ATGATCACATTTTTGTTATGCATAGCTACCTTAATCGGTGGATACTTTTTCTATGCGGGCTATTTAGAGCGACAATTTGGTGTAGATGAATCAGCTCCTACACCTGCTATAACCAAAGAAGATGGAATAGACTACGTCCCCATGAAACTGTGGAAAACCTTCTTAATACAATTCTTAAATATTGCTGGGTTAGGGCCAATTTTCGGTGCTATTGCTGGAGCTTTATGGGGACCGGTGGCTTTTTTATGGATTGTCTTTGGGTGCATCTTTGCGGGTACAGTTCATGATTACATATCGGGTATGTTGTCCATTAAAATGGGTGGGGGCAGTATCTCTGAAATCGTCAGTAAATTTCTTGGGAAGCAAGTACGCATTTTTATGACGGGCTTCTCTGTATTGTTGTTGATATTAGTTGGAGTAGTCTTCGTAAAAGGTCCCGCAACCATCATCCATCAGTTGACTGATATTGATACACAAATTCTAGTGGTAGCCATCTTTATTTATTACCTACTCGCTACCATGATTCCAATTGATAAATTGATTGGCAAATTATACCCTTTCTTTGGTGTATGCCTTTTGATTATGGCTGTCGGAATACTTTCAGTGTTATTGGTTGGTGATTATCAAATTCCAGAATTAACCGCTTCTACCTTTAGAAATATGCATAGTGATGAAGCGAGTAATCCTATATTTCCACTACTTTTTGTTACTATTGCCTGTGGTGCAATTTCTGGTTTTCATTCTACTCAATCTCCAATGATGGCTAGATGCGTTACAAATGAAAAACAAGGAAGAATCATCTTCGCAGGAGCAATGATAACGGAAGGAATCGTTGCATTGGTTTGGGCGGCGGCGGCTATTGCTTTTTTTGGCGGCGTAGAAGCATTAGGAAAAACAATGGCAGAGGAAGGACACAATGCCGCATGGGTAGTGAATGAAATCTGTAATACAATGCTAGGTAAAATAGGTGGAATCTTGGCTATTTTCGGTGTTGTTGCTGCACCAATCACCTCAGGAGATACGGCCTTTAGAAGTGCTCGACTCACTGTTGCAGATGCTTTTAATGTCAAACAAAAAAGTTTATTGCAAAGACTTTTAGTGACTGCTCCACTCTTTGCTATTGCAATCTTTCTAACGACTATCGATTTCTCAATTATTTGGAGGTATTTCGGATGGTCAAATCAAGTTTTAGCGACTATTGTATTATGGGCTTGTGCTGTCTATATGCAAAAAGAAAAAGGTAATGCATGGTATGTTTACCTCCCTGCCACATTTATGACTGCAGTGGTTGTTACTTATATTATGTTGGCACCAATCGGGTTCCACCTCTCTTCTACTGTATCTAATTGGGTAGGAATAACCGTTGCTCTTGCTCTACTTGGATTATTTCTCTTGAAAGTAAAAAAATCATCCTCTACTTCTGATATTCAAAAAACAGAAGCGGTAGATGCTATATAA
- the ggt gene encoding gamma-glutamyltransferase has protein sequence MKKIYTLILLHLTFLISCQQKNDHLTHQNTGPIGKHGMVSTAHPLATKIGLEILKKGGNAFDAAVATHFALAVAYPRAGNIGGGGFMVYRTESGVTGSLDFREKAPHASTTTMYLDDNGEPIKDLSLKGLKAAGVPGSVDGMVKMHEKLGLLDWQELLSPAIQLAKDGVKLTAQEAEKINQYADDFKAFNHFDYPFNQKGKWNKGDVIYYPNLAKTLALIQNNKRNGFYTGTVAHAIVTAMKEGNGIITKEDLAEYHSEWRKPIEVTFQDSLKMISMPPPSSGGITLGQILKGMDMIDPHNYAHNSSGWVHHVVELERRAYADRATHIGDADFYPVPIDTLLSDDYIYNRISTIKNDQATNSQEIKAGNVQNIESFETTHFSIVDKMGNAVSITTTLNGNFGCKVFIQEAGFFMNNEMDDFSIKPGTPNQFGLVGGEANKILPNKRMLSSMTPTIVEKNGELFLVVGTPGGSTIITSVLQTILNVTQFGMTMQEAVDAKKFHSQWLPDIVYYEDGAFSKETISTLKKFGHHLETTPQLGKMDCIRVLEDGSLEGASDNTRGDGCALGY, from the coding sequence ATGAAAAAAATATACACCCTAATCTTATTACACCTTACCTTTTTAATAAGCTGTCAACAAAAAAACGATCATCTCACCCATCAAAATACTGGACCTATTGGAAAGCATGGTATGGTATCCACTGCTCATCCTTTAGCTACAAAAATTGGATTAGAGATCCTTAAAAAAGGAGGAAATGCCTTTGATGCTGCAGTTGCTACACATTTTGCTTTAGCGGTTGCCTACCCTAGAGCCGGTAATATCGGTGGAGGTGGATTTATGGTATACCGAACAGAAAGTGGAGTAACAGGATCGCTAGATTTCAGAGAAAAAGCACCACATGCCTCCACTACTACCATGTATTTAGATGACAATGGAGAACCCATTAAAGATCTTAGCTTAAAGGGTTTAAAAGCTGCTGGAGTTCCTGGTTCTGTAGATGGAATGGTAAAGATGCATGAAAAGCTTGGGCTACTTGATTGGCAAGAATTACTTTCTCCCGCTATACAATTGGCTAAAGATGGAGTAAAATTAACCGCACAAGAAGCAGAAAAAATCAATCAATATGCTGATGATTTTAAAGCATTCAATCATTTCGACTATCCATTTAATCAGAAAGGAAAATGGAATAAGGGCGATGTTATATACTACCCTAATCTGGCAAAAACACTTGCACTTATTCAAAACAATAAAAGAAATGGGTTTTATACAGGAACAGTTGCCCATGCTATTGTAACAGCCATGAAGGAAGGAAATGGTATCATCACAAAAGAAGATCTTGCTGAATATCATTCAGAATGGAGAAAGCCGATAGAAGTTACCTTTCAAGATTCATTAAAAATGATCAGTATGCCACCACCTTCTTCTGGAGGAATCACTTTAGGTCAAATCCTCAAAGGCATGGATATGATTGATCCACATAATTATGCTCATAATTCAAGTGGATGGGTACATCATGTTGTTGAGCTAGAAAGAAGGGCTTATGCTGATCGAGCCACTCATATTGGCGATGCAGATTTTTATCCTGTCCCTATCGATACTTTATTATCCGATGATTACATATATAACAGGATTTCGACCATCAAAAATGATCAGGCGACCAACTCTCAAGAAATAAAAGCAGGAAATGTTCAAAATATTGAAAGCTTTGAAACGACACATTTTTCTATTGTCGATAAAATGGGAAATGCCGTCTCAATTACTACAACTTTGAATGGCAACTTTGGTTGTAAAGTTTTTATACAGGAAGCAGGTTTCTTTATGAATAATGAGATGGATGATTTTAGTATTAAACCGGGTACTCCTAATCAATTTGGTTTGGTGGGTGGAGAAGCTAATAAGATCCTTCCAAATAAGAGAATGCTATCCAGCATGACGCCAACAATAGTAGAAAAAAATGGAGAGCTATTCTTAGTTGTGGGTACTCCAGGAGGATCAACAATCATTACCTCGGTACTACAGACGATATTAAATGTGACACAATTTGGTATGACTATGCAGGAGGCTGTAGATGCGAAGAAGTTCCATTCTCAATGGCTACCTGATATTGTATATTATGAAGATGGTGCTTTCAGTAAAGAGACCATTTCAACATTAAAGAAATTTGGACATCACCTTGAAACCACTCCACAACTAGGAAAGATGGATTGTATAAGAGTATTAGAAGATGGCTCTTTAGAGGGAGCTTCGGATAATACAAGAGGCGATGGATGTGCTTTGGGGTATTAA
- a CDS encoding thiamine pyrophosphate-binding protein, producing MKFSSESSLINHKPSTSVADLLLDYFRLEGIDKIFGIPGAAVANLITSLKNNRDEFTYVITKQETGAGYIAEGYYRTSGKLGVVLVTAGPGATNALTGSMNAQANNSAMLTISGEVDQKYFGKSYLQEGIDAKLNVSAIFNNADQYSGLVTDSSNFSTIFQQALRTSWSIPRRAAHISLPNDIVAMDIEDVEIPKKVNNYRAVPDGCNIKRVKETLQKLREAKRPVLFLGNGAREALRDQERLEKLKKFTHKYALPVMTTPDAKGIYPESDVMSLRTFGAAQSEWPQYYLKGEDLDGDFDCLVIMGSSLGKLATNSWEDDLNPSLHNVIQIDLDQSIIGRGMPISMGIVAEIGVFLDTLFELADEDHHLPESVIKNRANFIHGIKEQHSPYLHPEKMTLKADPIYPQALMQIVNEELPHDANIFSDCANCVGWSLHYLNVDPPKQIHYSLNMGPLGFGVAGVVGGKLGAPDKTCIAIVGDGAFMMHGTEITTAVQYKVAPIWIVLNDNDLGMVSQGQAHFFPPKDPAQGSWYDYYQLGNPDCKKFAEALGAEAYDVRNNVEAKVALKTAIERAENENIPQVIVAHINTHEVPPYYDEIMK from the coding sequence ATGAAATTCTCTTCAGAATCAAGTCTAATTAATCACAAACCAAGTACATCTGTTGCTGACTTACTACTTGATTATTTTAGACTAGAAGGTATAGACAAAATCTTTGGTATACCTGGAGCCGCAGTGGCCAATCTCATTACTTCTTTAAAAAACAACCGTGATGAATTTACATATGTCATCACAAAGCAAGAAACTGGTGCTGGTTATATCGCAGAAGGATATTACCGTACTTCAGGCAAACTAGGTGTAGTTTTAGTGACCGCAGGTCCTGGTGCTACCAATGCACTAACTGGTAGTATGAATGCTCAAGCAAACAATTCTGCCATGCTTACCATTTCTGGTGAAGTAGATCAGAAATATTTTGGGAAATCTTATTTACAAGAAGGGATTGATGCCAAACTAAATGTTTCTGCCATCTTTAATAACGCTGATCAATATAGTGGTCTCGTTACAGACAGCTCTAACTTCTCTACTATTTTTCAACAAGCATTAAGAACTTCTTGGAGTATCCCAAGAAGAGCAGCGCATATCAGTTTACCCAACGATATTGTTGCTATGGATATTGAAGATGTTGAGATTCCTAAGAAAGTCAACAACTATAGAGCAGTACCTGATGGTTGTAATATCAAAAGAGTAAAAGAAACTTTACAGAAACTTAGAGAGGCCAAAAGACCCGTACTATTTTTAGGTAACGGCGCTAGAGAAGCCTTGAGAGATCAAGAAAGATTAGAAAAACTAAAGAAGTTTACGCATAAGTACGCTTTACCAGTAATGACTACTCCAGATGCAAAAGGGATCTACCCGGAAAGCGATGTGATGTCATTGCGTACATTTGGAGCTGCCCAATCAGAATGGCCACAATATTACCTAAAAGGTGAAGACCTTGATGGCGATTTCGATTGCTTAGTGATTATGGGTTCTAGCTTGGGTAAATTAGCTACCAACTCTTGGGAAGATGATTTAAACCCTTCGTTACATAACGTAATTCAAATCGACTTGGATCAAAGTATTATTGGTCGTGGGATGCCAATTTCTATGGGTATTGTTGCGGAAATTGGTGTTTTCTTGGATACTCTTTTTGAATTAGCCGATGAAGATCATCACCTACCTGAGAGTGTGATTAAAAACCGAGCGAACTTTATCCATGGGATCAAAGAGCAACATTCTCCTTATTTGCATCCTGAGAAAATGACACTTAAGGCAGATCCTATCTATCCTCAGGCATTGATGCAAATCGTCAACGAAGAGTTACCACATGATGCCAATATCTTTAGTGATTGTGCCAATTGTGTTGGTTGGTCGCTACACTATTTAAATGTTGATCCACCGAAACAAATTCACTACTCATTAAACATGGGTCCTTTAGGATTTGGTGTTGCTGGAGTTGTTGGCGGTAAATTGGGTGCTCCTGATAAAACTTGTATTGCAATTGTAGGTGATGGTGCTTTTATGATGCATGGTACTGAGATCACTACTGCAGTTCAATATAAAGTAGCTCCTATCTGGATCGTTTTAAATGATAATGATTTAGGAATGGTAAGTCAAGGTCAGGCTCACTTCTTCCCTCCAAAAGACCCTGCACAAGGTTCATGGTACGACTATTACCAATTAGGAAACCCTGATTGTAAAAAGTTTGCAGAAGCATTGGGTGCCGAAGCTTATGATGTTCGTAATAATGTTGAAGCAAAAGTGGCTTTGAAGACAGCTATCGAAAGAGCTGAAAACGAAAATATCCCTCAAGTTATTGTGGCTCACATTAACACACATGAGGTACCTCCTTACTACGACGAAATAATGAAATAA
- a CDS encoding flavin monoamine oxidase family protein: MESNITYPHVPIQEQIDNIIAASAKSGKKKVTIIGAGVAGLASAYELLNLGHEVEVLEASDRIGGRIYTYRFDEENPDENYGELGAMRVPQSHDYTHYYLDKMGCELRRFVTIFENDNAYAYCRQKKSRIKNIHDDLLPRYDLTTYQKLESNQPPAKLFGAALNHLISLLTDQEVEDLFNGKITTDRLREYDNTSLGEFINEICVGEDANELVGNFIGLDGWRDKAITMFIRDNIVDTDDGLKEVVGGMGKLTDGLFKEVSPNVRLKTVVKSIDNKEDKVIIGLHNEFGKYEEIHADYVLCTIPFSVLRNMSVRGISFGKQRAIREMKYAAATKTAIYCKERFWETKDGIYGGASLSDEITRWTYYPSDHVKTENNIDKNLRVKGFGGMAMHPHEVKGDTPSGKDGVMLASYVLGEDANRLAALDEEKRHEVVVDKVSLFHPELKEEGMIKDTASIAWSTHEWSAGAFAFLWPGQLEHLWADVLKPEGRLFFAGEHCSTDQAWIQGSLISSLRETQNILEYGVDQEEVNEKGELRASKA; the protein is encoded by the coding sequence ATGGAAAGTAATATTACCTACCCACATGTTCCCATTCAGGAGCAAATTGACAATATCATTGCTGCCAGTGCAAAATCTGGAAAAAAGAAAGTAACAATTATTGGTGCCGGTGTTGCAGGACTTGCCAGTGCCTATGAGTTATTAAACTTAGGCCACGAAGTAGAAGTACTTGAAGCTTCCGATCGTATCGGAGGTAGAATATATACCTATCGTTTTGACGAAGAAAACCCTGATGAAAATTATGGTGAATTAGGTGCCATGAGAGTTCCTCAAAGCCATGATTACACTCACTATTACCTAGATAAAATGGGTTGTGAGTTAAGAAGGTTTGTAACGATCTTTGAAAACGATAATGCTTATGCTTATTGTAGACAAAAGAAATCACGTATCAAAAATATCCATGATGATCTTCTTCCAAGATACGACCTTACGACCTATCAAAAGTTAGAGAGTAATCAACCACCTGCAAAGCTATTTGGTGCTGCACTAAACCACCTAATTTCTTTGCTTACAGATCAAGAAGTAGAAGATTTGTTCAATGGAAAAATCACTACTGACCGATTAAGAGAATATGATAACACCTCTTTAGGTGAGTTTATCAACGAAATTTGTGTAGGAGAAGATGCAAATGAACTGGTAGGTAACTTCATCGGTCTAGACGGTTGGAGAGACAAAGCCATTACTATGTTTATCCGTGATAATATTGTGGATACTGATGATGGGCTAAAAGAAGTGGTTGGCGGAATGGGTAAACTAACAGATGGTTTATTTAAAGAAGTGAGTCCAAATGTCCGTCTAAAAACTGTCGTTAAAAGTATCGATAATAAGGAAGACAAAGTAATTATTGGTTTACATAATGAGTTCGGTAAATATGAAGAGATTCATGCCGACTATGTATTATGTACTATCCCGTTTAGTGTTCTAAGAAACATGTCGGTTAGAGGTATTTCATTTGGAAAGCAAAGAGCTATCAGAGAAATGAAATATGCTGCAGCAACGAAAACTGCTATCTATTGTAAAGAACGTTTCTGGGAAACAAAAGATGGAATCTATGGCGGAGCAAGTTTATCTGATGAGATCACTCGTTGGACTTACTATCCTTCTGATCATGTAAAAACAGAAAACAATATCGACAAAAACCTAAGAGTAAAAGGTTTTGGTGGTATGGCCATGCACCCACATGAAGTAAAAGGTGATACACCATCTGGAAAAGACGGAGTAATGCTAGCTTCTTACGTATTAGGGGAAGATGCCAACCGTTTAGCTGCGCTAGATGAAGAAAAAAGACATGAAGTGGTTGTTGATAAAGTTTCCCTATTCCACCCAGAATTAAAAGAGGAAGGAATGATTAAGGATACGGCTTCAATAGCATGGAGTACTCATGAATGGTCAGCAGGTGCATTTGCATTCTTATGGCCAGGTCAATTAGAGCATTTATGGGCAGATGTATTAAAACCAGAAGGGCGTTTATTCTTTGCTGGCGAACACTGTTCTACAGATCAAGCCTGGATTCAAGGATCTTTGATTTCTTCATTAAGAGAAACTCAAAATATTCTAGAATATGGTGTCGATCAAGAAGAGGTAAATGAGAAAGGTGAATTAAGAGCTTCAAAAGCATAA